The Monomorium pharaonis isolate MP-MQ-018 chromosome 5, ASM1337386v2, whole genome shotgun sequence genome includes a window with the following:
- the LOC105833682 gene encoding histone-lysine N-methyltransferase EHMT2 isoform X1, whose translation MADVASSENDNGLIIATSEGCRTPLVTETDGVNGEEGTVADSRLVDEKVSIHEILEGMTNEFNKGVSPMKNDSDKPGVEEMVTSPLPSKVVDETSKGKGELDDVSKEVAESPKDVITSQTSEENHKSGEDGSPGSKQEAAKKDNKARIVLTFRTIDENTDHGKKTKISSCSSNLTLVPDDLANLNCGQIDGVSVKIENSDENCDVVEETQAEESQAQKEAQAEESQTEESQAEESRSQESQVNETEESTMGTEPKIMDEDKVETAEEKLQSELPIQKKSDTIENNTEDSNVKEKFAEDTAQEETMAPVTRKRRIGRPRLLRALSDSVSQDEETPGPKRSARRLCKESVKSTVLESAMARKEKSNYTEEYKKKKYNRPGRPKKIVPGKEQMKQTQAKISDIRQDMETSLTSDVSTDGMMLESSRNTSLENSINDTVIEDSQSFSSDFEGMPKLSPMTRSSESQPKLGNSIGSPSGSDDIPLADIQKPFLKPATQSVRPKRERGRPRGTTQAARKMAKSDAFEDNSPSVAEGGKNNDYPEEMPIKRTRRSTMSSPSPAEGQASKPESTAIITETYMHTMLCLCQVRSQLYVTITGSGGPLYCTAIDSIDNRVVGCCNEVDANDVAMRRPSTRIPFIILCRMHKERLLRHNCCPSCGMFCSQGRFVQCVNGHQYHRECEIYPNKKGVCPHCGSETSAYDVLITINGMRRPVFIPTRKKFSKLPSAKMSLPGKGDNTKLAENPPCPLIKPDVINIPEPSINTERPERYTIMSLYTSVKNGDLEKLVNVLACGYNANHTFRDYAHRTGLHIAADKGHLSCVHVLVQAGAQVDVMDRNQLTPLMLASSKGNAAVVKYLVRVGADVTLKGEDGMTALHMGAKSGHLEVCKIILTECKVPRTLVDSVDDGGWTSLIWACEFCHADVARYLLDKKCDPLIRDAEQNIALHWSAFSGSSEITEMLLNEGCDVNAVNVHGDTPLHIAARQDQYAVSVLLLARGAKIGEVNAAGETAVNCCASDGDTMAALRLNAKVNELSEHMWEKTVKILTNDISRGKETNPIQCVNGYDGEDKPTDFLYVTENCFTSHINVDRTITSLQSCRCEDNCSSEKCLCGNISLRCWYDEEGKLIPEFNYADPPMLFECNPACDCNRITCNNRVIQHGLTQRFQLFRTKCKGWGLRTLRHIPKGTYVCEYVGEIISDSEADHREDDSYLFDLDNRDGETYCIDARRYGNIARFINHSCAPNLLPVRVFVEHQDLHFPRIAFFANRDIEADEELGFDYGEKFWIIKCKSFTCTCGAENCRYSEKTIQVTLDNYRRKIQQEEMLAAQTSS comes from the exons ATGGCTGATGTAGCGTCGTCCGAGAATGACAACGGGCTCATCATCGCGACGTCCGAGGGATGTCGGACGCCACTGGTGACGGAGACCGATGGCGTCAACGGTGAGGAGGGAACCGTCGCTGACAGCAGACTTGTCGACGAGAAAGTCAGTATTCATGAAATCCTCGAAGGAATGACGAATGAATTTAACAAGGGTGTAAGTCCGATGAAAAATGACAGTGATAAACCGGGAGTTGAAGAGATGGTAACATCACCGTTGCCATCAAAGGTCGTTGATGAGACGTCCAAGGGAAAAGGAGAGCTCGACGATGTAAGCAAGGAAGTTGCTGAAAGTCCAAAAGATGTAATTACCTCTCAGACCTCAGAGGAAAATCATAAGAGTGGGGAGGATGGTTCACCAGGAAGTAAGCAGGAAGCAGCCAAAAAGGATAACAAAGCTAGGATTGTCCTGACGTTTAGGACTATCGATGAGAATACCGATCATGGCAAGAAGACCAAGATATCTAGTTGTTCCTCTAATCTTACTTTAGTTCCTGACGACTTAGCTAATTTGAACTGTGGTCAAATAGATGGTGTCTCAGTAAAAATAGAGAATTCTGATGAGAATTGTGATGTAGTGGAAGAAACTCAAGCAGAGGAGTCCCAAGCTCAGAAGGAGGCTCAAGCGGAGGAATCTCAAACAGAGGAGTCCCAAGCAGAAGAATCTCGATCACAGGAGTCTCAGGTAAATGAGACGGAGGAATCTACAATGGGGACAGAACCAAAGATTATGGATGAAGATAAAGTGGAAACTGCAGAAGAGAAACTTCAGAGTGAACTTCCTATCCAAAAGAAATCTGACACTATAGAGAATAACACTGAAGATAGCAATGTTAAGGAAAAGTTTGCAGAAGATACAGCACAAGAAGAAACTATGGCACCAGTCACTAGAAAGAGAAGAATTGGACGACCTAGATTACTTAGAGCACTTAG TGATTCAGTTTCTCAAGATGAGGAAACTCCTGGTCCCAAACGTTCAGCTAGAAGGTTGTGTAAAGAATCTGTAAAGAGCACTGTACTGGAAAGTGCCATGGCACGCAAAGAAAAGTCTAATTATACAGAGGaatacaaaaagaagaaatataatagaCCAGGACGACCTAAGAAGATTGTTCCAGGTAAAGAACAGATGAAGCAGACACAAGCGAAAATTTCTGATATTCGCCAGGACATGGAGACATCACTAACGTCTGATGTTAGCACGGATGGCATGATGTTGGAGTCTTCGCGGAATACTTCGCTGGAAAATAGCATAAATGACACAGTCATAGAAGATTCACAATCGTTTTCGTCTGACTTCGAAGGAATGCCGAAGCTATCACCAATGACGAGGAGTTCAGAATCACAGCCCAAACTGGGTAATTCCATTGGTAGTCCTAGTGGTAGTGATGATATACCTTTGGCTGATATTCAGAAACCTTTCCTGAAACCTGCCACGCAATCTGTTCGAcccaagagagagagaggacgtCCTCGTGGAACCACTCAAGCGGCACGAAAGATGGCAAAGTCAGATGCATTTGAAG ATAATTCTCCGTCCGTTGCAGAAGGgggtaaaaataatgattatccTGAAG agatgccgattaaacgtaCTCGCCGGAGTACAATGTCGAGTCCCAGTCCTGCAGAAGGACAAGCATCAAAACCAGAATCAACAGCAATTATAACCGAA acgTACATGCACACCATGCTGTGCTTATGCCAAGTGCGATCTCAGTTATACGTGACGATAACTGGTTCCGGGGGACCACTTTACTGTACTGCTATCGACTCGATCGACAACCGAGTGGTGGGCTGCTGCAACGAAGTAGATGCTAACGATGTGGCAATGCGGCGACCGAGCACTCGCATaccttttattattctttgtcGTATGCACAAGGAACGATTGCTACGTCACAATTGCTGTCCCTCATGCGGCATGTTTTGCTCGCAAGGCAGATTTGTGCAGTGTGTCAATGGTCATCAGTACCATCGTGAGTGCGAGATATACCCGAATAAGAAAGGGGTTTGCCCGCACTGTGGTAGTGAAACTTCTGCGTATGACGTACTGATAACAATAAATGGTATGCGACGGCCGGTTTTTATTCCCACtcggaaaaaattttccaaattgcCATCTGCAAAGATGAGCCTACCTGGAAAAGGTGATAATACCAAATTGGCTGAAAATCCACCTTGTCCGTTGATCAAGCCTGATGTTATCAATATACCCGAACCGTCGATTAATACCGAAAGACCAGAGCGTTATACTATCATGAGTCTCTACACGTCTGTGAAGAACGGGGATCTTGAGAAATTGGTAAATGTATTAG CATGTGGTTATAATGCAAATCACACATTCCGGGATTATGCTCACCGGACGGGTCTGCACATTGCGGCAGATAAAGGCCATTTGTCATGTGTACACGTTCTGGTTCAAGCTGGTGCTCAAGTAGATGTAATGGATAGGAATCAATTAACGCCACTGATGCTAGCCTCAAGTAAGGGTAATGCCGCTGTGGTGAAATACCTAGTCAGGGTAGGCGCCGATGTGACGCTGAAGGGTGAGGACGGTATGACTGCTCTACATATGGGTGCTAAGTCCGGTCATTTAGAAGTCTGCAAAATTATTCTGACTGAATGTAAAGTTCCGAGAACATTAGTAG ATTCTGTGGACGATGGCGGCTGGACAAGTTTAATCTGGGCATGTGAGTTTTGCCACGCGGATGTCGCACGgtatttattagataaaaaatgcGATCCGCTTATTCGAGATGCCGAGCAGAATATAGCATTGCATTGGAGTGCCTTCAGTGGCAGTTCCGAGATCACAGAGATGCTTCTCAATGAGGGATGCGATGTGAACGCTGTCAATGTCCACGGTGATACCCCCTT acacATAGCAGCTAGACAAGATCAATATGCAGTTAGTGTTCTACTCTTAGCGCGTGGTGCTAAAATAGGAGAGGTGAACGCTGCTGGTGAAACCGCGGTGAATTGTTGCGCTTCAGACGGTGATACTATGGCTGCCTTGAGATTGAATGCAAAAGTCAACGAACTCTCCGAGCATATGTGGGAGAAAacggttaaaatattaacaaa tgACATTTCACGTGGAAAGGAAACAAATCCTATACAATGTGTTAACGGATATGATGGCGAGGATAAGCCGACAGATTTTCTTTACGTGACGGAGAATTGTTTTACAAGTCACATCAATGTGGACCGCACAATTACATCGTTGCAGTCTTGTCGATGTGAGGATAATTGCAGTTCCGAAAAGTGCTTGTGTGGCAATATAAGTCTGCGATGTTGGTATGATGAGGAGGGAAAGCTTATACCAGAATTTAATTATGCAG ATCCACCAATGTTATTTGAATGCAATCCAGCTTGTGATTGTAACCGCATTACATGTAACAATCGAGTGATTCAGCATGGATTGACGCAACGGTTTCAATTGTTTCGCACAAAATGCAAAGGCTGGGGTCTTCGAACTCTTCGACATATTCCTAAAGGTACCTATGTTTGCGAATATGTCGGTGAAATAATCTCGGATTCTGAGGCTGACCATCGCGAAGATGATTCTTACTTATTCGATTTGGACAACAGA GATggagaaacatattgtatagATGCCAGACGTTACGGAAATATTGCTCGGTTTATTAATCATTCATGTGCGCCGAATCTGTTGCCGGTGCGAGTGTTTGTTGAACACCAGGATTTACATTTTCCAAGGATAGCGTTTTTCGCTAATCGCGATATCGAAGCAGATGAAGAGCTCGG CTTCGATTATGGCGAGAAATTCTGGATAATAAAGTGCAAGTCCTTCACATGTACCTGTGGTGCCGAAAACTGCCGTTATTCTGAGAAGACTATACAAGTTACGTTGGATAACTATCGAAGAAAGATACAGCAAGAGGAAATGCTGGCAGCTCAAACCTCGTCGTAA
- the LOC105833682 gene encoding histone-lysine N-methyltransferase EHMT2 isoform X2 has protein sequence MADVASSENDNGLIIATSEGCRTPLVTETDGVNGEEGTVADSRLVDEKVSIHEILEGMTNEFNKGVSPMKNDSDKPGVEEMVTSPLPSKVVDETSKGKGELDDVSKEVAESPKDVITSQTSEENHKSGEDGSPGSKQEAAKKDNKARIVLTFRTIDENTDHGKKTKISSCSSNLTLVPDDLANLNCGQIDGVSVKIENSDENCDVVEETQAEESQAQKEAQAEESQTEESQAEESRSQESQVNETEESTMGTEPKIMDEDKVETAEEKLQSELPIQKKSDTIENNTEDSNVKEKFAEDTAQEETMAPVTRKRRIGRPRLLRALSDSVSQDEETPGPKRSARRLCKESVKSTVLESAMARKEKSNYTEEYKKKKYNRPGRPKKIVPGKEQMKQTQAKISDIRQDMETSLTSDVSTDGMMLESSRNTSLENSINDTVIEDSQSFSSDFEGMPKLSPMTRSSESQPKLGNSIGSPSGSDDIPLADIQKPFLKPATQSVRPKRERGRPRGTTQAARKMAKSDAFEDNSPSVAEGGKNNDYPEEMPIKRTRRSTMSSPSPAEGQASKPESTAIITETYMHTMLCLCQVRSQLYVTITGSGGPLYCTAIDSIDNRVVGCCNEVDANDVAMRRPSTRIPFIILCRMHKERLLRHNCCPSCGMFCSQGRFVQCVNGHQYHRECEIYPNKKGVCPHCGSETSAYDVLITINGMRRPVFIPTRKKFSKLPSAKMSLPGKGDNTKLAENPPCPLIKPDVINIPEPSINTERPERYTIMSLYTSVKNGDLEKLVNVLAGAQVDVMDRNQLTPLMLASSKGNAAVVKYLVRVGADVTLKGEDGMTALHMGAKSGHLEVCKIILTECKVPRTLVDSVDDGGWTSLIWACEFCHADVARYLLDKKCDPLIRDAEQNIALHWSAFSGSSEITEMLLNEGCDVNAVNVHGDTPLHIAARQDQYAVSVLLLARGAKIGEVNAAGETAVNCCASDGDTMAALRLNAKVNELSEHMWEKTVKILTNDISRGKETNPIQCVNGYDGEDKPTDFLYVTENCFTSHINVDRTITSLQSCRCEDNCSSEKCLCGNISLRCWYDEEGKLIPEFNYADPPMLFECNPACDCNRITCNNRVIQHGLTQRFQLFRTKCKGWGLRTLRHIPKGTYVCEYVGEIISDSEADHREDDSYLFDLDNRDGETYCIDARRYGNIARFINHSCAPNLLPVRVFVEHQDLHFPRIAFFANRDIEADEELGFDYGEKFWIIKCKSFTCTCGAENCRYSEKTIQVTLDNYRRKIQQEEMLAAQTSS, from the exons ATGGCTGATGTAGCGTCGTCCGAGAATGACAACGGGCTCATCATCGCGACGTCCGAGGGATGTCGGACGCCACTGGTGACGGAGACCGATGGCGTCAACGGTGAGGAGGGAACCGTCGCTGACAGCAGACTTGTCGACGAGAAAGTCAGTATTCATGAAATCCTCGAAGGAATGACGAATGAATTTAACAAGGGTGTAAGTCCGATGAAAAATGACAGTGATAAACCGGGAGTTGAAGAGATGGTAACATCACCGTTGCCATCAAAGGTCGTTGATGAGACGTCCAAGGGAAAAGGAGAGCTCGACGATGTAAGCAAGGAAGTTGCTGAAAGTCCAAAAGATGTAATTACCTCTCAGACCTCAGAGGAAAATCATAAGAGTGGGGAGGATGGTTCACCAGGAAGTAAGCAGGAAGCAGCCAAAAAGGATAACAAAGCTAGGATTGTCCTGACGTTTAGGACTATCGATGAGAATACCGATCATGGCAAGAAGACCAAGATATCTAGTTGTTCCTCTAATCTTACTTTAGTTCCTGACGACTTAGCTAATTTGAACTGTGGTCAAATAGATGGTGTCTCAGTAAAAATAGAGAATTCTGATGAGAATTGTGATGTAGTGGAAGAAACTCAAGCAGAGGAGTCCCAAGCTCAGAAGGAGGCTCAAGCGGAGGAATCTCAAACAGAGGAGTCCCAAGCAGAAGAATCTCGATCACAGGAGTCTCAGGTAAATGAGACGGAGGAATCTACAATGGGGACAGAACCAAAGATTATGGATGAAGATAAAGTGGAAACTGCAGAAGAGAAACTTCAGAGTGAACTTCCTATCCAAAAGAAATCTGACACTATAGAGAATAACACTGAAGATAGCAATGTTAAGGAAAAGTTTGCAGAAGATACAGCACAAGAAGAAACTATGGCACCAGTCACTAGAAAGAGAAGAATTGGACGACCTAGATTACTTAGAGCACTTAG TGATTCAGTTTCTCAAGATGAGGAAACTCCTGGTCCCAAACGTTCAGCTAGAAGGTTGTGTAAAGAATCTGTAAAGAGCACTGTACTGGAAAGTGCCATGGCACGCAAAGAAAAGTCTAATTATACAGAGGaatacaaaaagaagaaatataatagaCCAGGACGACCTAAGAAGATTGTTCCAGGTAAAGAACAGATGAAGCAGACACAAGCGAAAATTTCTGATATTCGCCAGGACATGGAGACATCACTAACGTCTGATGTTAGCACGGATGGCATGATGTTGGAGTCTTCGCGGAATACTTCGCTGGAAAATAGCATAAATGACACAGTCATAGAAGATTCACAATCGTTTTCGTCTGACTTCGAAGGAATGCCGAAGCTATCACCAATGACGAGGAGTTCAGAATCACAGCCCAAACTGGGTAATTCCATTGGTAGTCCTAGTGGTAGTGATGATATACCTTTGGCTGATATTCAGAAACCTTTCCTGAAACCTGCCACGCAATCTGTTCGAcccaagagagagagaggacgtCCTCGTGGAACCACTCAAGCGGCACGAAAGATGGCAAAGTCAGATGCATTTGAAG ATAATTCTCCGTCCGTTGCAGAAGGgggtaaaaataatgattatccTGAAG agatgccgattaaacgtaCTCGCCGGAGTACAATGTCGAGTCCCAGTCCTGCAGAAGGACAAGCATCAAAACCAGAATCAACAGCAATTATAACCGAA acgTACATGCACACCATGCTGTGCTTATGCCAAGTGCGATCTCAGTTATACGTGACGATAACTGGTTCCGGGGGACCACTTTACTGTACTGCTATCGACTCGATCGACAACCGAGTGGTGGGCTGCTGCAACGAAGTAGATGCTAACGATGTGGCAATGCGGCGACCGAGCACTCGCATaccttttattattctttgtcGTATGCACAAGGAACGATTGCTACGTCACAATTGCTGTCCCTCATGCGGCATGTTTTGCTCGCAAGGCAGATTTGTGCAGTGTGTCAATGGTCATCAGTACCATCGTGAGTGCGAGATATACCCGAATAAGAAAGGGGTTTGCCCGCACTGTGGTAGTGAAACTTCTGCGTATGACGTACTGATAACAATAAATGGTATGCGACGGCCGGTTTTTATTCCCACtcggaaaaaattttccaaattgcCATCTGCAAAGATGAGCCTACCTGGAAAAGGTGATAATACCAAATTGGCTGAAAATCCACCTTGTCCGTTGATCAAGCCTGATGTTATCAATATACCCGAACCGTCGATTAATACCGAAAGACCAGAGCGTTATACTATCATGAGTCTCTACACGTCTGTGAAGAACGGGGATCTTGAGAAATTGGTAAATGTATTAG CTGGTGCTCAAGTAGATGTAATGGATAGGAATCAATTAACGCCACTGATGCTAGCCTCAAGTAAGGGTAATGCCGCTGTGGTGAAATACCTAGTCAGGGTAGGCGCCGATGTGACGCTGAAGGGTGAGGACGGTATGACTGCTCTACATATGGGTGCTAAGTCCGGTCATTTAGAAGTCTGCAAAATTATTCTGACTGAATGTAAAGTTCCGAGAACATTAGTAG ATTCTGTGGACGATGGCGGCTGGACAAGTTTAATCTGGGCATGTGAGTTTTGCCACGCGGATGTCGCACGgtatttattagataaaaaatgcGATCCGCTTATTCGAGATGCCGAGCAGAATATAGCATTGCATTGGAGTGCCTTCAGTGGCAGTTCCGAGATCACAGAGATGCTTCTCAATGAGGGATGCGATGTGAACGCTGTCAATGTCCACGGTGATACCCCCTT acacATAGCAGCTAGACAAGATCAATATGCAGTTAGTGTTCTACTCTTAGCGCGTGGTGCTAAAATAGGAGAGGTGAACGCTGCTGGTGAAACCGCGGTGAATTGTTGCGCTTCAGACGGTGATACTATGGCTGCCTTGAGATTGAATGCAAAAGTCAACGAACTCTCCGAGCATATGTGGGAGAAAacggttaaaatattaacaaa tgACATTTCACGTGGAAAGGAAACAAATCCTATACAATGTGTTAACGGATATGATGGCGAGGATAAGCCGACAGATTTTCTTTACGTGACGGAGAATTGTTTTACAAGTCACATCAATGTGGACCGCACAATTACATCGTTGCAGTCTTGTCGATGTGAGGATAATTGCAGTTCCGAAAAGTGCTTGTGTGGCAATATAAGTCTGCGATGTTGGTATGATGAGGAGGGAAAGCTTATACCAGAATTTAATTATGCAG ATCCACCAATGTTATTTGAATGCAATCCAGCTTGTGATTGTAACCGCATTACATGTAACAATCGAGTGATTCAGCATGGATTGACGCAACGGTTTCAATTGTTTCGCACAAAATGCAAAGGCTGGGGTCTTCGAACTCTTCGACATATTCCTAAAGGTACCTATGTTTGCGAATATGTCGGTGAAATAATCTCGGATTCTGAGGCTGACCATCGCGAAGATGATTCTTACTTATTCGATTTGGACAACAGA GATggagaaacatattgtatagATGCCAGACGTTACGGAAATATTGCTCGGTTTATTAATCATTCATGTGCGCCGAATCTGTTGCCGGTGCGAGTGTTTGTTGAACACCAGGATTTACATTTTCCAAGGATAGCGTTTTTCGCTAATCGCGATATCGAAGCAGATGAAGAGCTCGG CTTCGATTATGGCGAGAAATTCTGGATAATAAAGTGCAAGTCCTTCACATGTACCTGTGGTGCCGAAAACTGCCGTTATTCTGAGAAGACTATACAAGTTACGTTGGATAACTATCGAAGAAAGATACAGCAAGAGGAAATGCTGGCAGCTCAAACCTCGTCGTAA